In Nissabacter sp. SGAir0207, the genomic stretch AAGAGACGGAAGCACTACACAAGTTACGGCTGACGGAAAATCAATTCTTGCAGGCGGTATCACCTGTGAAGAGCATTGTCGACGACATTTCCCAGCGTTTTTCAAAAGTCGTGCTGTTACCACTGCAAATTGATAACTACTTCATGATAAGCAGTGTTATCGGCAATACTAGAAGCCAATTTGATATCTTAGTTGATATATTAACGCGCCTGCCCGACGACTATGCCCTGTTGGTCACGAATTATAAATCCCGCGATGCACAGAGCGCTGTATTAACTGAGCAAGGCATCAACTACTTGCGAAGCCGTTTCCCTAACTTTGTTTACCGTAAAGAGACAGATAACATCGCGTGGGTTTCGCAATTCCTGGTGCCTTTGGTAGATGGTGTTATTACTATCTCCTCCTCTATTGGGTTCCAGGCAGCATTTTGGCAAAAACCGTTGCTGGCACTGGGCAAAAGCCACCTGACGCCCTTTACGACCGCCGCTACGCTAGAAACGTTTTTGACCCAAGTTGGCAATTCGGTGTTGCAAAACCGCGATGCGCTGATGATAGAAACGCTTCGCCATCAGCACTGTCCAATGAGCTTTTTAGCAGACGGCCGTTATGCAGAGTGGTTAACACATTTCGCGGCCACTGGAGAATTCTCTCCGTGGTGCAGCCGTCCTGTTGGTCAGATCCTGCTTGAGGAGCGTCGGGAAAGCCAGCTACTGGAGGCATTGGGGTACTTCAATAAAGTTCGTGGCGAATCCTCTATGGATCATTGCCAGGAGCTTTCTCAGCAAATTATGAAACACGATATCGTTTCATTCGATATTTTCGATACGTTACTTTATCGACCGTTTAAATCGCCGACCGATCTTTATACCTTCATTAACAATGAAGCGCGTGATATCACCGGTATCGCCACTTTGGATTTCAAAGCGTCTCGCCGTGCCGCAGAAAAAGCAGCATTTCTTGCTGCCATTGAGCGTGGCGAAGGTGAAGTCACCTTTGAAGAGATTTATCAGGTGTTAGCAGCAGACCTGGGGCTGAATGAGACAGTCATGCGCCGTCTGATGCAGGCTGAAATGTCAGCCGAGCGCGAATTACTCTATCCCCGCGTATCTGGTTACAAAGCCTTTTTAGAAGCCAAGAGCCTGAACAAGCGTATTATCATTATCTCTGACATGTACCTGCCGGAATCTTTCCTGGCAGAAATCTTGGAGAAGAATGGCTATACCGGTTACGAACGCCTGTTCGTTTCCTCTACCTATCGCGCGAAAAAACACAGTGGCGTGTTATTCGACCGGGTACTGGAACAAATACAGGTCGACCCCAGCCGTATCCTGCATATTGGTGATAACCTTGATGCCGATGTAAAGCGCGCGAAATCACGTGGGTTAAAACCGTTCCACTTGGTAAAAGCCTCTGACGTGTTTGAAGCAAACAGCAACTATACGTTGCCCTGGTCACGTGATGAAGCCCGCCATTCACTTGACTGGCGTATGCTGCTCTCCATTGCGGGTAACCGCTTGCATGACAATCCCTACCTACCGCATCGTAAAGGTACCGTATTTGGGGGATCGCCTTGGAAACTGGGTTATTACGGTTTTGGTGCATTACTTCTGGGCTATACTAAATGGCTGCTAGAAAATGCCATTCGCGACGGTGTCGAAGATCTCTACTTCTTGTCACGCGATGGCAAAATTATGAAGGCAGCCTACGATGCGGTAGCGCCTCTTTATCCTAATGCCCCTCGCTCACATTATTTACTCTGTTCACGCCGGGCCGTTAACCTGGCGAAAGTTCAGAATATGAGTGATGTTTTGGACCTTCTGCATGTGGACTTTGCCCATCGGGTCAAACTCTCCCATCTGCTAAAACATCGCTTTGGGATCAATATCGATCAGGTTCCGCTGGAGCTACTCAAGAAGCACAATTACCTGCCAGACACCCCGCTGACGGCGGGAGATGTCCCTCGTCTGGAAGCGCTATTCGGCGATCTGCAACCTATTTTGCTTGCTGCGGCAGCGGAAGAACGTGCTCATTACCTGGATTATCTGCAGCAGAGCGGTATCTACGGTGCGACCAAAAATGCCATTGTTGATATAGGGTATGCAGGTACCATGCAGGAGTCTCTGCATCAGTTATCAGGTGGAGAAAAAGAGATTGGCGGGTACTACCTGATGACCTTCCGCCAGGCTCTGAAGCGAGTAGCACAGCGTAACCTGCCTATTCGCGGCTATCTGGCTGAGTTTATTGACCGGCATGATACTTATCATCCCTTCTGTCGCCATGTGCCTCTATATGAGACCTTATTCAGCAGCGAAGATACCTCTTTTGTCTGCATGACAAAGGATTGGCAACAAAACCTCTACCCTGTATTTATGGCACGTTCACCGATTGAAGAACGTCGTGAAGAGGTCGTTCGGAACGTACAACAGGGCGCGATCGCGTTTATTACAGAGGTGGTCGGTATCCTTGGCCAACGCTTTTACGCGCTGGATATTGAGCCTAATAAAACCTTACGTCTTTTGGATAATTACTTTAATAATCCACACCCACGCGATGCGGCTATCCTGTCGGGCGTGATGTTTGAGGACGCCTACGGCGGAACAGCATATAAAACGATCTTGCCTGACTTTAAAGCGTTAGAGACGCCTTGTGTCTGGCAAAAAGGCCGGGAGGTTCTGTTACAAGATCAATCCGCTAAACAGGCTCCTGAGCCTGCACCTAAACGTGCACCGAAACCTGTAGCGAAACCTGCGGCGAAACCTGCAGCAGCAAAACTCCTGGCCGCAGAGCCTGCACCCACTGACATCCTTAGTCATAATTATGCGCCCCCAGCACAACGTAGCGTTTCACACCATCTCATTCGTTGGGTCATGCTAAAAAC encodes the following:
- a CDS encoding HAD-IA family hydrolase; protein product: MNILFYLEPSIEFGNPLFRYATLRNSFLPQIKSLQQAGMNVVALMGTPIASQCLEDRHTRNIDTLAVIDPVEWMKGESYLTRAQRHHVNDYHEGEVARLEELLTCALPDAFTPDVIIVWESPANFLATIYPQAKILYQMPGFFSRPPFSQLVSLDTGLLEHAAAKKYEDSVVSSEETEALHKLRLTENQFLQAVSPVKSIVDDISQRFSKVVLLPLQIDNYFMISSVIGNTRSQFDILVDILTRLPDDYALLVTNYKSRDAQSAVLTEQGINYLRSRFPNFVYRKETDNIAWVSQFLVPLVDGVITISSSIGFQAAFWQKPLLALGKSHLTPFTTAATLETFLTQVGNSVLQNRDALMIETLRHQHCPMSFLADGRYAEWLTHFAATGEFSPWCSRPVGQILLEERRESQLLEALGYFNKVRGESSMDHCQELSQQIMKHDIVSFDIFDTLLYRPFKSPTDLYTFINNEARDITGIATLDFKASRRAAEKAAFLAAIERGEGEVTFEEIYQVLAADLGLNETVMRRLMQAEMSAERELLYPRVSGYKAFLEAKSLNKRIIIISDMYLPESFLAEILEKNGYTGYERLFVSSTYRAKKHSGVLFDRVLEQIQVDPSRILHIGDNLDADVKRAKSRGLKPFHLVKASDVFEANSNYTLPWSRDEARHSLDWRMLLSIAGNRLHDNPYLPHRKGTVFGGSPWKLGYYGFGALLLGYTKWLLENAIRDGVEDLYFLSRDGKIMKAAYDAVAPLYPNAPRSHYLLCSRRAVNLAKVQNMSDVLDLLHVDFAHRVKLSHLLKHRFGINIDQVPLELLKKHNYLPDTPLTAGDVPRLEALFGDLQPILLAAAAEERAHYLDYLQQSGIYGATKNAIVDIGYAGTMQESLHQLSGGEKEIGGYYLMTFRQALKRVAQRNLPIRGYLAEFIDRHDTYHPFCRHVPLYETLFSSEDTSFVCMTKDWQQNLYPVFMARSPIEERREEVVRNVQQGAIAFITEVVGILGQRFYALDIEPNKTLRLLDNYFNNPHPRDAAILSGVMFEDAYGGTAYKTILPDFKALETPCVWQKGREVLLQDQSAKQAPEPAPKRAPKPVAKPAAKPAAAKLLAAEPAPTDILSHNYAPPAQRSVSHHLIRWVMLKTLSEKKKYKFEHKPHLFFNDAKNPLVRKLGKRYLKGYNHS